From one Thermodesulfovibrionales bacterium genomic stretch:
- a CDS encoding GlsB/YeaQ/YmgE family stress response membrane protein → MEFLWFILIGLAAGWLAGQLMRGGGFGVIGDIIVGVIGALLGGFLFRTLGIFPGGGLLGSLIVATIGAVILLFLLRLIKKA, encoded by the coding sequence ATGGAATTTCTCTGGTTTATCCTGATTGGTTTGGCTGCCGGATGGTTAGCGGGACAATTGATGAGGGGCGGCGGGTTTGGCGTCATCGGAGACATCATTGTCGGGGTAATCGGTGCGCTCCTCGGTGGTTTTCTTTTTCGTACTCTGGGCATTTTCCCCGGAGGCGGGCTGCTCGGCAGTTTGATCGTTGCGACCATCGGCGCCGTGATTTTGTTGTTTCTGTTGCGTCTGATCAAGAAGGCTTAG